TCGGGACGGCGTTGCGGTTGACCGTGATGCCGACCTCGTGGAGACGGTCCTCGGCCTGCCGGCCGTCCAGTTCGGACTCGCGCAGGTCGACGAGGATGAGGTGGACGTCGGTGCCGCCGGAGAGCACGTCGACCCCGGCCTCCCGGGCGTCGTCGGCCGTCAGACGCTCGGCGAGGATGCGCGCACCGTCCACGGTACGCCGCTGGCGCTCCTTGAACTCCTCCGAGGCCGCCACCTTGAAGGACACCGCCTTCGCCGCGATCACGTGCTCCAGGGGACCGCCCTGGAAGCCCGGGAAGACGGAGGAGTTCAGCTTCTTCGCGAACTCCTTCTTCGCAAGGATGATCCCGCCGCGCGGTCCGCCCAGCGTCTTGTGGGTGGTGGAGGTGACCACGTCCGCGTACTCGACGGGGTTCGGGTGCAGCCCCGCCGCCACCAGGCCCGCGAAGTGGGCCATGTCGACCCACAGGTACGCCTCGACCTCGTCGGCGATCCGGCGGAACTCCGCGAAGTCCAGCTGCCGCGGGTACGCCGACCAGCCGGCGATGATCACCTTGGGCCGGTGCTCCTTGGCGAGCTTCTCCAGCTCGGCCATGTCGACGAGACCCGCCTCGTCCACGTGGTACGCGACCACGTCGAACTGCTTGCCGGAGAAGTTCAGCCGCATCCCGTGGGTCAGGTGACCGCCGTGCGCCAGGTCCAGACCCAGGATCGTGTCGCCGGGCTGCGCCAGCGCGAACAGGGCGGCCTGGTTCGCGGAGGCACCGGAGTGGGGCTGCACGTTGGCGTACTCGGCGCCGAACAGCTCCTTCAGACGGTCGATCGCGATCTGCTCGGCCACGTCGACGTGCTCGCAGCCGCCGTAGTAGCGACGGCCGGGATAGCCCTCGGCGTACTTGTTGGTGAGGACCGAGCCCTGCGCCTCCATAACCGCGAGCGGAGCGAAGTTCTCCGACGCGATCATCTCGAGGGTGGACTGCTGACGGTCCAGCTCGGCGTCGACCGCGGCGGCGATCTCCGGGTCGAGCTCGTGCAGGGGTGTGTTCAGTGCGGACATCGGGTGCGGACTCCTCAGCCGGCGGAAAAGGCGGTGTACTCGTCGGCGGAGAGCAGGTCGGCCGGCTCCTCGGCGACGCGCACCTTGAACAGCCAGCCGCCCTCGAAGGGGGCGGAGTTCACCAGCGCCGGGTCGCTCACGACGTCCTCGTTGACCTCGGTGACCTCACCGGAGACGGGGGAGTACAGGTCGCTGACCGACTTGGTCGACTCCAGCTCGCCGCAGGTCTCGCCCGCGGTCACCGTGTCACCGACCTCCGGGAGCTGGACGAAGACGACATCGCCGAGCGCGTTGGCCGCGTGCTCGGTGATGCCGACCGTCGAGACGCCGTCCTCGGCGCCCGACAGCCACTCGTGCTCCTTGCTGTAACGCAGCTGCTGCGGGTTGCTCATGGTCTGAATTCTCCTGTACGCGGGGGAGTGCTGATGAATGGGGGACTGCGGAAGACGTGCGTGAGCAGCGACTCTGTGCTCAGCATCACCTACGACGGCTACTTCTGACGCTTGTAGAACGGCAGCGCCACGACCTCGTACGGCTCGTGACTGCCCCGGATGTCCACACCGACACCCGCCGTGCCCGGCGTCGCGTGCGCGGGGTCGACGTATGCCATCGCGATCGGCCTGCCCAGCGTGGGGGAGGGGGCACCGGAGGTGACCTCGCCGATCACCTCGCCGCCCGCGACGACCGCGTACCCGGCACGCGGGACCCGGCGGCCCTCGGCGATCAGCCCGACGAGGACGCGCGGCGGCTCGTGGTTCGCGTTCTCCGCGGCCTCGCGCAGGGCCGCGCGGCCCACGAAATCGCCCTCCTTCTCGAACTTCACCACCCGCCCGAGGCCCGCGTCGAAGGGGGTGAGGGAGGTCGACAGCTCGTGCCCGTACAGCGGCATGCCCGCCTCCAGGCGCAGCGTGTCCCGGCAGGACAGCCCGCAGGGGACGAGCCCGACGCCCTCGCCCGCCTTGGTCAGCGCCTGCCACAGCTCGACCGCGTGCTCCGGCTTCACGAACAGCTCGAAGCCGTCCTCGCCGGTGTACCCGGTGCGGGCGATCAGCGCGGGCACCCCGGCGACCGTGCCGGGCAGACCGGCGTAGTACTTCAGGCCGTCGAGGTCGGCGTCGGTCAGGGAGGCGAGGATCCCCGGCGCCTGAGGTCCCTGTACGGCGATCAGCGCGTAGGCGTCCCGGTCGTCACGCACCTCGGCGTCGAAGCCGGCCGCGCGCTCGGTCAGCGCGTCCAGCACGACCTGGGCGTTGGAGGCGTTGGCCACCACCAGGTAGTGAGAAGAAGCGGCCTCGGTGTCGCCGAGCCGGTAGACGATCAGGTCGTCCAGGATGCCGCCGTCGGCCTGGCAGATCATGGTGTAGCGGGCGCGGCCGACACT
This portion of the Streptomyces canus genome encodes:
- the glyA gene encoding serine hydroxymethyltransferase codes for the protein MSALNTPLHELDPEIAAAVDAELDRQQSTLEMIASENFAPLAVMEAQGSVLTNKYAEGYPGRRYYGGCEHVDVAEQIAIDRLKELFGAEYANVQPHSGASANQAALFALAQPGDTILGLDLAHGGHLTHGMRLNFSGKQFDVVAYHVDEAGLVDMAELEKLAKEHRPKVIIAGWSAYPRQLDFAEFRRIADEVEAYLWVDMAHFAGLVAAGLHPNPVEYADVVTSTTHKTLGGPRGGIILAKKEFAKKLNSSVFPGFQGGPLEHVIAAKAVSFKVAASEEFKERQRRTVDGARILAERLTADDAREAGVDVLSGGTDVHLILVDLRESELDGRQAEDRLHEVGITVNRNAVPNDPRPPMVTSGLRIGTPALATRGFTAEDFTEVADVIAETLKPSYDVESLKARVKALADKHPLYPGLNK
- the gcvH gene encoding glycine cleavage system protein GcvH yields the protein MSNPQQLRYSKEHEWLSGAEDGVSTVGITEHAANALGDVVFVQLPEVGDTVTAGETCGELESTKSVSDLYSPVSGEVTEVNEDVVSDPALVNSAPFEGGWLFKVRVAEEPADLLSADEYTAFSAG
- the gcvT gene encoding glycine cleavage system aminomethyltransferase GcvT gives rise to the protein MSSTEPRRTALDALHRSLGATMTDFAGWDMPLRYGSERDEHNAVRTKAGLFDLSHMGEITVTGPQAAELLNFALVGNIASLSVGRARYTMICQADGGILDDLIVYRLGDTEAASSHYLVVANASNAQVVLDALTERAAGFDAEVRDDRDAYALIAVQGPQAPGILASLTDADLDGLKYYAGLPGTVAGVPALIARTGYTGEDGFELFVKPEHAVELWQALTKAGEGVGLVPCGLSCRDTLRLEAGMPLYGHELSTSLTPFDAGLGRVVKFEKEGDFVGRAALREAAENANHEPPRVLVGLIAEGRRVPRAGYAVVAGGEVIGEVTSGAPSPTLGRPIAMAYVDPAHATPGTAGVGVDIRGSHEPYEVVALPFYKRQK